Below is a genomic region from Chryseobacterium scophthalmum.
TTCAAATCTTCCGGAAACTCTTTTCAAAGTACTGATTGCCTGAAGAATTTCATCCTGCTGAAATCCTAATTCGGTAGCAATTCCAAAGACCAAAAGCAAATTGTAAACATTGAATTTACCCGTTAAGGTTGTCCAAAATTCTTTTCCGTTGAAATTTAACAGCATTCCGTTAAAATCAAGCTCCAAAGTTCTTCCGTGGTAATCTGCCATCGTTTTCAAAGCATAAGATTTTTTCTTTGCCTTGGTGTTTTGCAACATTACATTTCCGTTTTTATCATCAACGTTAGTGATGGCAATGGCATTTTCATTTAACTCATCAAAAAATCTTTTTTTCGTTTTTAGATATTCATCAAACGTTTTATGATAATCTAAATGATCGTGGGTAAGATTGGTAAATCCTGCAATTTTGAAATGCAAACCTTCAGTTCTATTTTGAGAAATTCCGTGTGAGCTTACTTCCATAAAGGCAAATTCACAACCCGCTTCGACAGCTTTAGCTAAGATCTGATTGATGGTAATTACATCCGGTGTTGTATGTGTCGCAGGAATTATTTCATCTCCAACTCTAATTTCTACCGTTGAAAGCAGTGCTGAATTATAACCTAAATTTTTAAAGACATCAAAAAGCAAAGTAGAAACAGAAGTTTTTCCGTTGGTTCCGGTAACTCCGATTAACTTTAATTTTTCTGAAGGATTTTCATAGAAATTAGATGCTAATTGACCTAAAGTTTTAGATGAATCTTTTACTTTGATGTAGGTAATGTTTTCATCTAAATTTCCCGGTAAATCTTCGCAAACAATAGTTTTTGCGCCTTTCTCAATAGACGATGCAATAAATGAATGTCCGTCTGCAACTGTTCCTTTTACCGCAATATAAAGTGAGTCTTCGGAAACTTTTCTGCTGTCGAAAACCAATGCAGAAACTTCACGATCGTTTTTACCGTGACTTTCTAAAACTGGAATTCTATTTAATAATTCAACTAATTGCATTACTTTGATGCTTTTTATTTTTTATTTGATAGGATTTTCATCCTATCCTTTATTAAGTCGTCCCTTCGGGACTCTTTTTTTAATTCTGCAGAGACAAATATATTCTCTGGTTTTTGCTTATCGTTGTGCCTTCCAATGGGAACTGTTCTTTAATTCTTCCCACCCCTTTAAAGTCTACACGATAGCCTAAATTTTCCAATTGCGGGATAACATTTTTTCCGATTAACCCAACTACACTTGGCATTTGTTTATTGTTAACTGCTACTTTTACATTCGGTTCTACCATTTTATTAAGGTTCACCTTTCTGTCAACAAGCATTTCCTTTTCAATATTCTGCGGTGTTTTTAAGAAAGTTTTACCAGCAATCTCTTTAAAAACAGGAGCAGAAACCGTTCCTCCATAAAAGCTTTTAGCTGTATTCGGCTCGCTAATCATTACATAACACGTATATTTCGGGTTATCTGCCGGATAAAATCCTGCAAATGAAGCTCTGTATTTCATTGGACCAGGAAGCCAATATTCAAATCTTGCCGTTCCCGTTTTTCCTGCCATTTTCAGGTTTGGAGTAAAAATACTTCTACCCGTTCCCTTTTCCACCGCTTTTGTTAATGCTGCAGTCATCATCTGAATCGCTTTATCAGAAGCCATTTTCTTAACAATAACCTCTTCTTTTGCCTGAAAAATTGTTTTTCCATCTTTCATTATTTTATCAATGAAAAGAGGTTTTACCATTTTTCCTTTATTGGCAACTCCATTGTAGAAGGTTGTCAACTGTAAAAGATTAATGTTTGATGAATATCCATAAGATATCGAAGCCAATGCTGCGGCATTCCATCTTTTATTTTCCGGAGTTACGATTTTTGGTTTTGTAATTCCCGGAAGCTCGATATCCATTTTATCAAATAATTTCCATCTTCTTAAATGATCAAGGAAAATCTGAGGTTTCTCTGCGTAATATTTTGTAATCAGTTTAGCTGTTCCTACGTTGCTTGATTTTGCTAAAACATCACTGATATCGTAAGTTCCACCACCATGACCATCAGAAATTCTCTGCCTAGCATAGGTCCAAACTCCATTTCCAACATCTACCGTTGTATTTTCATCTATGAAACCATCATCCATTGCTGCCAAAAGAGAAATGGTTTTAAAAGTAGATCCTGGTTCGATATTATCTTTTAAAGCATAATTGTAAGCATCTTCATAAACGCCCGGTTCGGTTTGTCTTAAATTAACCAAGGCTCTCACTTTTCCGGTTTCAACCTCCATTACGATTACCGTTCCGTGTTTTGCTTCGAAATTGATCAGTTGTTTTTCTAAAGCAGAATGCGCAATATCCTGGATTCTAAGATCTAAAGTAGTATAAACATCCTGTCCGTCAACTGGTTCACTAACTTTCCAGAAATCAATTGGCTTCCATTGAGAAGAATTAACCCTTTGTTCCAATCTACTTCCGTCTGTTCCGGTAAGAAATTTTGAAAAAGCTCCTTCAAGACCTGATCTTACTTCACCATTATCCATTCCGATGGTTCCGGAACCGATTTCTGAAGTTGCGAGTTCTCTTTTATAATTCCTGTCAACAATAAATCCACCTTTGTTTTTTCCTCTTCTAAAAATCGGAAAATTTCGGATTCTGTCGTACTGATCAAAGTCTAAACCTTTTACCAAAGAATAATATTGATTCTTCTTTTTTTTCTGCTCGTCGAATCTTTTTCTGAATTCAGCTCTCGGCTTTCCGAACATGTTACTTAAAGAATCTGTAAGAGCACCAATATTATTGCTGTAAACAGTATCTTTTATCGTTTTAAAATCAAGAAAAATATCATAACGCATTACGGTTGTTGCCAAAATTGATCCATCGGAAGCAAACAAATTTCCGCGAGCTGCTTTCAGAGTTGCTGTTCGGTAATTGCTGTTGATATAATCGTCTTTAATTTCCTGAACATTGGTGTTCTGAAGAATAACGATTCTCGCCAAAAACATCACAAATACACATAAAGCAACAGTTGCGAAGAGGTAACCCCATCGCAGTGTTTTTTTTCTTTTGTTATCGTAATCATTTTGTTTTTGCATCACTACTGTCTAATTTGATTAACAATTTGTGCGGGTGACTTTCTAAAGTCATTAATGAATCTGCGGCCACTTCTTTGCCCAATTGAGATTCCATTTTTACTTTGATCAGCTTGCTTTGAGCGTAAGCGTTTCTCGATTTATATTCTTCTGTTTCTTCTTTTAAAGCGTTAACAATTTTTATTTTTTTGTTGACTAAATGATTACTATAAATCATCGCCATCATCAAGACAAACAACAACAGGAAAAACTTGTAATGAATTTTTATTTCATCACGGTTCAGGAAATTTCCTTTTATAATATCTATAAAAGTAAGTCTTCTCTGAGGGCGATTTGTTGTTCTTTTTGCCACTTGTTTATTAGTAATAGGTAATTAGTAATGTGTAATTATTTTTCAAATTACTTATTACCGATTGCTCATTATTTATAATTTAATTCCGGTTCTCATTTTAGCACTTCTGGCTCGTGAGTTTTCTTCAATTTCCTTATCATCAGGAATAATTGCTTTGCTCTTTACCAATTCGAATGCTTTTTCGTAATTTCCGTAGATATCACGTTGCGGCTCACCTTCAAACATTCCGTTTTTCAAAAATCTTTTTACCAAACGGTCTTCCAGAGAATGGTAAGAAATAACCACCAATCGTCCACCTGGTTTTAAAATTTTATAAGACTGAACCAGCATTTCCTTTAAAACTTCAAGTTCCTGATTAACCTCAATTCTTATTGCCTGAAACAATTGCGCATAAAATTTATTCACTTTATGCGGCGGAAGATAACTGAACAGTTTTTTCAGATCTTCAGTAGTCTCTATGGTTTTATTTTTT
It encodes:
- a CDS encoding UDP-N-acetylmuramoyl-L-alanyl-D-glutamate--2,6-diaminopimelate ligase, whose translation is MQLVELLNRIPVLESHGKNDREVSALVFDSRKVSEDSLYIAVKGTVADGHSFIASSIEKGAKTIVCEDLPGNLDENITYIKVKDSSKTLGQLASNFYENPSEKLKLIGVTGTNGKTSVSTLLFDVFKNLGYNSALLSTVEIRVGDEIIPATHTTPDVITINQILAKAVEAGCEFAFMEVSSHGISQNRTEGLHFKIAGFTNLTHDHLDYHKTFDEYLKTKKRFFDELNENAIAITNVDDKNGNVMLQNTKAKKKSYALKTMADYHGRTLELDFNGMLLNFNGKEFWTTLTGKFNVYNLLLVFGIATELGFQQDEILQAISTLKRVSGRFETFRSDGGIFFIVDYAHTPDALENVLDSINDIRTKNERLITVFGCGGDRDHSKRPEMGNIATKKSTLAIITSDNPRTEDPAVIIKEIEAGVEPQNFSKYTSIPDRREAIKMAIKFAEPKDIVLVAGKGHENYQEINGVKHHFDDKKVINELWKLMSK
- a CDS encoding penicillin-binding transpeptidase domain-containing protein, which translates into the protein MQKQNDYDNKRKKTLRWGYLFATVALCVFVMFLARIVILQNTNVQEIKDDYINSNYRTATLKAARGNLFASDGSILATTVMRYDIFLDFKTIKDTVYSNNIGALTDSLSNMFGKPRAEFRKRFDEQKKKKNQYYSLVKGLDFDQYDRIRNFPIFRRGKNKGGFIVDRNYKRELATSEIGSGTIGMDNGEVRSGLEGAFSKFLTGTDGSRLEQRVNSSQWKPIDFWKVSEPVDGQDVYTTLDLRIQDIAHSALEKQLINFEAKHGTVIVMEVETGKVRALVNLRQTEPGVYEDAYNYALKDNIEPGSTFKTISLLAAMDDGFIDENTTVDVGNGVWTYARQRISDGHGGGTYDISDVLAKSSNVGTAKLITKYYAEKPQIFLDHLRRWKLFDKMDIELPGITKPKIVTPENKRWNAAALASISYGYSSNINLLQLTTFYNGVANKGKMVKPLFIDKIMKDGKTIFQAKEEVIVKKMASDKAIQMMTAALTKAVEKGTGRSIFTPNLKMAGKTGTARFEYWLPGPMKYRASFAGFYPADNPKYTCYVMISEPNTAKSFYGGTVSAPVFKEIAGKTFLKTPQNIEKEMLVDRKVNLNKMVEPNVKVAVNNKQMPSVVGLIGKNVIPQLENLGYRVDFKGVGRIKEQFPLEGTTISKNQRIYLSLQN
- a CDS encoding FtsL-like putative cell division protein, with product MAKRTTNRPQRRLTFIDIIKGNFLNRDEIKIHYKFFLLLFVLMMAMIYSNHLVNKKIKIVNALKEETEEYKSRNAYAQSKLIKVKMESQLGKEVAADSLMTLESHPHKLLIKLDSSDAKTK